In one window of Juglans regia cultivar Chandler chromosome 3, Walnut 2.0, whole genome shotgun sequence DNA:
- the LOC108999008 gene encoding uncharacterized protein LOC108999008, translated as MGKKQQFEDKDRSLSIESNYHPGCTGNILQIIKYHHWRHAKKTFTHMRRAGGRHLLAAGVGNPGNDTNDCSKAKMHKQNRAEMDQYRILGEKMTRFTPAPKSSVKARIKAMISEEMYRKKGWQHRSSTFPARSHLRRIDSIHHLESLHIMDPLTDIVSDIGSPHVTFQQKYDPSSATSSTLDSPPLVCFEDPITSDHWYDQERGNMFMGEYRENDQIDEYDRELVTENKTHFVEKMYSIEQDMLEKKLVHADQGLLHRKEFLDARDIINVNKNLLLKVLNDPSSPLAQHFHNQQALSAKLELTKWGSFPLPSSSGRSSKEKGKLQIGSQSQKSMPSKVENDVDRNLKPNTKTGEIRENQMAIKRYKDIKQKIQHVIKESRKERHRIAMDSVLHKIPHGKGFPNEWEKEIPSQLKDPAVNREGKGSPDQSSYEDDYSDVASLRKGKIRHMRRASSLKESMDRYCQLYETSFNRESKHQISESESSNLTTGERPSPSGSSATKSLSRVHSLPDLKSYIYQSGDSSGAFSSGMMSRVFDKRSRLDLPIDLGNELHSDKLVGSKIEEKVGENNSSCISDEVGSTPIARLEELIRDSLPVSSFVEDTTCPEQSSIAEDIGSMEEAIAKLEELIPAPLPDSNFINDITTSPEQFSMGKDSEVMDRNSYRPDNLANQRHESGMDTLKVAAGRGIEHEEVESFNTPSDHNITLHLEVDAKDKAEFNYVRDVLELSGFSGNETLATWHSDDQPVNPSVYEEVEGCLLPEAEFSGKEVGNCSHPLLFDLINEVLMEMFGRSYSYCPKLLSPLSHIRPMPSGHHVLEEVWTLMSWYLSSRPDSDQSLDYYVSRDLSKSDGWMNLQFETECVGLELEDLIFDDLLEEVF; from the exons ATGGGAAAGAAGCAGCAGTTTGAAGACAAAGACCGCTCTCTTTCTATAGAAAGTAATTATCATCCGGGATGTACTGGGAATATACTTCAAATTATTAAGTACCATCACTGGCGTCATGCCAAGAAAACTTTTACACACATGAGGCGTGCCGGCGGTAGGCATTTACTGGCGGCCG GAGTTGGAAATCCAGGTAACGATACCAATGACTGCAGTAAAGCTAAAATGCATAAACAGAATCGTGCTGAGATGGACCAATATCGTATC CTTGGAGAAAAGATGACACGATTCACTCCAGCACCTAAGAGTTCTGTTAAAGCCCGAATAAAAGCAATGATTTCTGAGGAGATGTACAGAAAGAAGGGCTGGCAACACCGGAGTTCAACCTTTCCGGCTCGATCACATTTACGACGGATTGATTCCATTCATCATTTGGAATCTTTACATATTATGGATCCACTTACTGATATAGTATCAGATATTGGAAGCCCTCACGTAacttttcaacaaaaatatGATCCTTCTTCGGCTACCAGCAGCACATTGGATTCGCCCCCTTTGGTGTGTTTTGAGGACCCAATTACAAGCGACCATTGGTATGATCAAGAGCGCGGCAACATGTTTATGGGAGAATACCGGGAGAATGACCAGATTGATGAGTATGATCGGGAGTTAGTAACAGAGAACAAAACACATTTTGTGGAAAAGATGTACAGCATAGAGCAAGATATGTTGGAGAAGAAGTTGGTGCATGCAGATCAGGGTTTGCTCCATAGAAAGGAATTCCTGGATGCTCGTGACATTATCAATGTAAACAAGAATTTGttattgaaagttttgaatgatCCAAGCTCTCCTTTGGCCCAACATTTCCACAATCAACAGGCATTGAGTGCAAAATTAGAATTGACTAAATGGGGGTCATTCCCTTTGCCTAGCTCATCAGGCAgatcatcaaaagaaaaaggcaagTTGCAAATTGGGAGTCAATCACAGAAGTCGATGCCATCAAAAGTTGAGAATGATGTAGATAGAAATCtaaaaccaaacacaaaaacAGGTGAGATACGTGAGAATCAAATGGCTATCAAGCGTTACAAGGATATTAAACAGAAGATACAGCATGTAATTAAGGAAAGCAGAAAAGAGAGGCATCGGATAGCTATGGATTCTGTACTCCACAAAATTCCTCATGGCAAAGGATTTCCCAATGAATGGGAGAAGGAGATTCCCAGTCAACTGAAGGATCCTGCAGTGAATAGAGAGGGTAAAGGTAGTCCTGATCAAAGCAGTTATGAGGATGATTATAGTGATGTTGCTTCCCTCAGAAAGGGTAAAATACGTCACATGAGAAGAGCATCATCCCTCAAAGAATCAATGGACAGATATTGTCAGTTGTACGAGACAAGTTTTAACAGAGAATCCAAACATCAAATCTCTGAGAGTGAGAGTTCCAACTTAACTACAGGAGAGAGACCTTCACCTTCAGGATCAAGCGCCACAAAATCCCTGTCAAGGGTTCATTCTTTACCTGATCTCAAATCGTATATCTATCAGAGTGGCGACTCTTCTGGTGCTTTTTCTTCAGGAATGATGTCTAGGGTTTTTGATAAACGGAGCAGGCTAGACCTTCCTATTGATTTGGGAAATGAGTTGCATTCAGACAAACTTGTAGGAagtaaaattgaagaaaaagttgggGAAAATAATTCATCATGTATTTCTGATGAGGTTGGATCAACACCCATTGCTAGATTGGAAGAATTAATTCGGGATTCTCTTCCGGTCTCCAGTTTTGTAGAGGACACAACCTGCCCTGAACAGTCTTCCATAGCAGAAGATATTGGATCCATGGAGGAAGCCATTGCTAAACTAGAAGAACTAATTCCAGCTCCTCTGCCTGACTCTAATTTCATAAATGATATTACCACGAGCCCTGAACAGTTTTCCATGGGAAAAG ATTCAGAAGTAATGGACAGGAATTCCTACAGACCGGATAATCTGGCCAATCAGAGACATGAGTCTGGCATGGATACTCTCAAAGTGGCTGCAGGCCGTGGAATAGAACATGAGGAAGTGGAATCTTTTAATACTCCTTCAGATCACAATATAACCCTGCATCTTGAAGTAGATGCAAAAGACAAAGCTGAATTCAATTACGTTAGAGATGTACTAGAGCTATCTGGGTTCAGTGGGAATGAGACCCTGGCAACATGGCATTCCGATGACCAGCCGGTTAACCCGTCAGTGTACGAGGAAGTGGAAGGCTGTTTGCTCCCTGAAGCTGAATTTTCTGGAAAAGAAGTTGGAAATTGCAGTCACCCACTTTTGTTTGATCTAATCAATGAGGTACTTATGGAGATGTTTGGAAGATCATACAGCTATTGCCCCAAGCTCTTGTCTCCCCTTTCCCACATCAGGCCAATGCCATCAGGACACCATGTTCTCGAGGAAGTCTGGACACTTATGAGCTGGTACTTGAGCTCAAGACCAGATTCTGATCAGTCACTGGATTACTATGTGAGCAGAGACCTTTCAAAGAGTGATGGGTGGATGAATCTCCAATTTGAGACTGAGTGTGTGGGGCTTGAGCTGGAGGACTTGATTTTTGACGACCTGTTAGAGGAAGTTTTCTAG
- the LOC108999013 gene encoding metallothionein-like protein type 2 produces MSCCGGNCGCGSSCSCGSGCGGCKMYPDMSYTETTSTETLIVGVAPQKTHFEGSEMGVGAENGCKCGSNCTCDPCNCK; encoded by the exons ATGTCTTGCTGCGGAGGAAACTGTGGCTGCGGTTCTAGCTGCAGCTGCGGCAGCGGCTGTGGAGG ATGCAAGATGTACCCTGACATGAGCTACACAGAGACCACCAGCACCGAGACTCTTATCGTTGGTGTTGCTCCCCAGAAGAC ACACTTTGAGGGATCTGAGATGGGCGTTGGGGCTGAGAATGGCTGCAAGTGCGGATCCAACTGCACCTGTGATCCTTGCAATTGTAAATGA
- the LOC108999012 gene encoding mitochondrial import inner membrane translocase subunit Tim9-like: MDKTMLADLESLPEEDKVRMSTMIEQLQIRDSLRMYNSLVERCFMDCVDTFQRKSLTKQEETCVRRCAEKFLKHSMRVGMRFAELNQGAATTD, from the exons ATGGACAAAACCATGCTCGCAGACTTGGAGTCTCTTCCTGAAGAAGATAAGGTTCGAATGTCCACCATGATCGAACAGCTTCAGATCCGCGACAG TCTAAGGATGTATAATTCATTGGTGGAGAGATGTTTCATGGACTGTGTGGACACCTTCCAACGGAAATCCTTGACCAAGCAAGAGGAGACGTGTGTGCGTCGGTGTGCCGAGAAGTTCCTGAAGCACTCTATGCGTGTTGGCATGAGATTTGCGGAGCTAAACCAAGGAGCAGCTACTACAGATTAA